Proteins encoded within one genomic window of Nonomuraea gerenzanensis:
- a CDS encoding carbohydrate ABC transporter permease has protein sequence MRAWKTAVGVVLVAVMLFPVYWMVNVSLTKTSDMRADPPHWFPWNPTFEGYAAAFGQQLPALATSLFIGLGTVVLTLAVSLPAGYALAKLRPRGGRAIDFLLLVAQMIPAVVMAMGFYAIYIRLGLLNTVPGLIVADSTLAVPFGVLLFRAFMAGIPGELLSAAQIDGASTWRTFRSIILPLSRNSVITVSLFTFLWAWSDFIFASTLNRNSDVIPITLGIFRYIGNNTTQWNSIMATAVIASIPAAFLLILAQRYIAAGVTAGAVKD, from the coding sequence ATGAGAGCGTGGAAGACGGCCGTGGGCGTCGTCCTGGTGGCGGTGATGCTCTTCCCGGTCTACTGGATGGTCAACGTCTCGCTCACGAAGACGAGCGACATGCGGGCCGACCCGCCGCACTGGTTCCCGTGGAACCCCACGTTCGAGGGGTACGCCGCGGCCTTCGGGCAGCAGCTGCCGGCCCTGGCCACCAGCCTGTTCATCGGCCTGGGCACGGTCGTGCTCACGCTCGCGGTGTCGCTGCCGGCCGGCTACGCGCTGGCCAAGCTGCGCCCGCGCGGCGGCCGGGCGATCGACTTCCTGCTGCTGGTCGCCCAGATGATCCCCGCGGTCGTCATGGCCATGGGCTTCTACGCGATCTACATCAGGCTCGGCCTGCTCAACACCGTCCCGGGGCTGATCGTGGCCGACTCGACGCTCGCCGTGCCGTTCGGGGTGCTGCTGTTCCGGGCGTTCATGGCGGGCATCCCCGGCGAGCTGCTGTCGGCGGCGCAGATCGACGGGGCGAGCACCTGGCGGACGTTCCGCTCGATCATCCTGCCGCTGAGCCGCAACTCGGTGATCACCGTGTCGCTGTTCACGTTCCTGTGGGCGTGGTCGGACTTCATCTTCGCCTCCACGCTCAACCGCAACAGCGACGTCATCCCCATCACGCTCGGCATCTTCCGCTACATCGGCAACAACACCACGCAGTGGAACTCGATCATGGCGACCGCCGTGATCGCGTCCATCCCCGCGGCCTTCCTGCTGATCCTCGCGCAGCGCTACATCGCCGCCGGGGTCACCGCGGGCGCCGTGAAGGACTGA
- a CDS encoding carbohydrate ABC transporter permease has translation MASTRTAGALARPAHRAARRPLRWTTLAFLAPLIVYLLLFYAYPLYRNIELSLHDYTPRAFIQGNPEFTGLANYVTILSDEAFLRALGNTALFTLGSIAAQYALGLALAVFFHRGFRLSAVLRAMFLVPWLLPLIVSASTWSWMLNSENGIVNAALQAFGIGQINWLTSPDTSLLAVTIANIWLGVPFNLVILYAGLQNIPATLYEAAGLDGANGWQQFRRITFPLLRPVSAITLLLGLIYTLKVVDIIWIMTRGGPADASTTLAIWSYREAFGTGQPDFSPAAAVGNLLILIAFAAGLVHVRLQREAP, from the coding sequence ATGGCATCGACCCGCACCGCCGGGGCGCTCGCCCGCCCCGCGCACCGGGCGGCGCGGCGGCCCCTGCGGTGGACGACCCTGGCCTTCCTCGCGCCGCTGATCGTCTACCTGCTGCTGTTCTACGCCTACCCGCTCTACCGCAACATCGAGCTCAGCCTGCACGACTACACGCCCCGCGCCTTCATCCAGGGCAACCCGGAGTTCACCGGCCTGGCGAACTACGTCACGATCCTGTCCGACGAGGCGTTCCTGCGCGCGCTGGGCAACACGGCGCTGTTCACCCTGGGCTCCATCGCCGCGCAGTACGCGCTCGGCCTGGCCCTGGCGGTCTTCTTCCACCGCGGCTTCCGGCTGTCGGCGGTGCTGCGCGCGATGTTCCTGGTGCCGTGGCTGCTGCCGCTGATCGTGTCCGCCTCGACGTGGTCGTGGATGCTCAACAGCGAGAACGGGATCGTCAACGCGGCCCTGCAGGCGTTCGGGATCGGCCAGATCAACTGGCTGACCTCGCCCGACACCTCGCTGCTGGCGGTCACGATCGCCAACATCTGGCTCGGCGTCCCGTTCAACCTGGTCATCCTGTACGCGGGGCTGCAGAACATCCCGGCCACCCTGTACGAGGCCGCCGGGCTCGACGGCGCGAACGGGTGGCAGCAGTTCCGGCGCATCACGTTCCCGCTGCTGCGCCCGGTGTCGGCGATCACGCTGCTGCTCGGCCTGATCTACACGCTCAAGGTCGTCGACATCATCTGGATCATGACCAGGGGCGGGCCGGCGGACGCCTCGACGACGCTGGCCATCTGGTCCTACCGGGAGGCGTTCGGCACCGGGCAGCCCGACTTCTCCCCCGCGGCGGCGGTCGGCAACCTGCTCATCCTCATCGCCTTCGCCGCCGGGCTGGTGCACGTGCGGCTGCAGAGGGAGGCCCCATGA
- a CDS encoding sugar ABC transporter substrate-binding protein translates to MNRTSAKAAVIGAAVLTLAACASTPPQGGTTTAAETEGGAYTWWDPYPQHDAGSAWAKRVGACGQQAGVTIERTAYDTTALTNQALLAGQEGNAPDVILLDNPAVSTLADAGMLTAMSDFGLEVNRFDKNLIAAGELNGKTYGIPIGANTLALYYNKKILDDAGVDPATIKDWASLNAALKKVKAAGKKPITFAAIGTEEGSFQFLPWFWGAGAQLTQLDSPQAVEALQLWSSWLKDGLAPNSVISNSQNTTWEEFLTGEFAFAENGTWQINSAAEAGFPTGIVQIPGKDGGTAATPTGGEFITVPVQKDTKRYDVTKKILECMTTPEGLVETGTTFAYYIPSTADGQQAILAEEPGLKPWVAAVQSAKGRTSDNLGTKYPKISEALWTGVQKALSGAASPADALKDAQAQAQQATGD, encoded by the coding sequence ATGAACCGAACGTCCGCGAAGGCCGCCGTGATCGGCGCCGCCGTTCTGACCCTGGCCGCCTGTGCCTCCACGCCGCCGCAGGGCGGCACCACGACCGCCGCCGAGACAGAGGGCGGCGCGTACACCTGGTGGGACCCCTACCCCCAGCACGACGCGGGCTCCGCGTGGGCCAAGCGGGTCGGCGCCTGCGGGCAGCAGGCCGGCGTCACCATCGAGCGCACCGCCTACGACACCACCGCCCTGACCAACCAGGCCCTGCTCGCAGGCCAGGAGGGCAACGCGCCCGACGTCATCCTGCTGGACAACCCGGCCGTCTCGACCCTGGCGGACGCCGGCATGCTGACCGCGATGTCTGATTTCGGCCTGGAGGTGAACCGGTTCGACAAGAACCTCATCGCGGCCGGCGAGCTGAACGGCAAGACGTACGGCATCCCCATCGGCGCCAACACGCTCGCCCTCTACTACAACAAGAAGATCCTCGACGACGCCGGGGTGGACCCCGCGACGATCAAGGACTGGGCGTCGCTGAACGCGGCGCTGAAGAAGGTCAAGGCCGCGGGCAAGAAGCCGATCACGTTCGCCGCCATCGGCACCGAGGAGGGCTCCTTCCAGTTCCTGCCCTGGTTCTGGGGCGCCGGCGCCCAGCTCACGCAGCTCGACTCGCCGCAGGCCGTCGAGGCCCTGCAGCTGTGGAGCTCCTGGCTCAAGGACGGCCTGGCCCCCAACTCGGTGATCAGCAACTCCCAGAACACCACCTGGGAGGAGTTCCTGACCGGCGAGTTCGCCTTCGCCGAGAACGGCACCTGGCAGATCAACAGCGCCGCCGAGGCGGGCTTCCCGACCGGCATCGTGCAGATCCCCGGCAAGGACGGCGGAACCGCCGCCACGCCCACGGGCGGCGAGTTCATCACGGTCCCGGTGCAGAAGGACACCAAGCGCTACGACGTCACCAAGAAGATCCTCGAATGCATGACCACGCCGGAGGGCCTGGTCGAGACCGGCACCACCTTCGCGTACTACATCCCCTCCACCGCCGACGGCCAGCAGGCCATCCTCGCCGAGGAGCCGGGCCTGAAGCCGTGGGTGGCGGCCGTCCAGTCGGCCAAGGGCCGCACCAGCGACAACCTCGGCACCAAGTACCCCAAGATCTCCGAGGCCCTGTGGACCGGCGTGCAGAAGGCGCTGAGCGGCGCGGCGAGCCCGGCTGACGCGCTCAAGGACGCCCAGGCGCAGGCCCAGCAGGCCACCGGCGACTGA
- a CDS encoding LacI family DNA-binding transcriptional regulator: MATIGDVAREAGVSRSTASYALSGKRRISDEVRQRVLAAAEALAYTPNAGARALATAQTKVLGLLAQFHEDEFAPAMMQYILGVTNTARDLGYDTLMVTEADGVRALRRVTDSRMVDGVVLLNIAQDDARLPILRAAPQPGALVGLPGDCSGLDVFDLDFEEAGRVMVDHLHRLGHRELILVSQPEHVVERGGAYVWRLRDAALERARQRGVTLHAVYGESRQPAVGRLLNQLLDAHPEATGLLINNEAAAAALPSVTHARGLRVPEDLSVIGRYSAEFAATFSLPYSHIESAPDRLGAMAVRQLVRRVESEAARAEPFVVRFISPELVSLGSTAPPLPR, encoded by the coding sequence GTGGCGACCATCGGGGACGTGGCCCGGGAGGCCGGCGTGAGCCGCAGCACGGCGTCGTACGCGCTGTCAGGCAAGCGCCGCATCTCGGACGAGGTCCGGCAGCGGGTGCTGGCGGCGGCCGAGGCGCTGGCGTACACGCCGAACGCGGGCGCCCGCGCGCTGGCCACCGCCCAGACCAAGGTCCTCGGCCTGCTCGCCCAGTTCCACGAGGACGAGTTCGCGCCCGCGATGATGCAGTACATCCTGGGCGTCACGAACACCGCCCGCGACCTCGGCTACGACACGCTGATGGTCACCGAGGCCGACGGCGTGCGGGCGCTGCGGCGCGTCACCGACTCGCGGATGGTGGACGGCGTGGTGCTCCTGAACATCGCGCAGGACGACGCCCGCCTGCCCATCCTGCGGGCCGCCCCGCAGCCGGGCGCGCTGGTGGGCCTGCCGGGTGACTGCTCGGGGCTGGACGTCTTCGACCTCGACTTCGAGGAGGCGGGCCGGGTGATGGTCGATCACCTGCACCGGCTCGGCCACCGCGAGCTCATCCTCGTCTCGCAGCCCGAGCACGTGGTGGAGCGGGGCGGCGCGTACGTGTGGCGCCTGCGCGACGCCGCACTCGAACGCGCCCGCCAGCGCGGCGTCACCCTGCACGCCGTGTACGGCGAGTCCCGGCAACCGGCCGTGGGGCGCCTGCTCAACCAGCTGCTCGACGCCCACCCCGAAGCCACCGGCCTGCTGATCAACAACGAGGCGGCCGCGGCGGCGCTGCCCTCCGTCACCCACGCGCGGGGGCTGCGGGTGCCCGAGGACCTGTCGGTCATCGGGCGCTACTCCGCCGAGTTCGCCGCGACCTTCTCCCTGCCCTACTCCCACATCGAGAGCGCACCCGACCGCCTGGGCGCCATGGCGGTGCGCCAGCTCGTGCGCCGCGTGGAGTCCGAGGCGGCGCGCGCGGAGCCGTTCGTCGTGCGCTTCATCTCCCCCGAGCTGGTCTCGCTCGGCAGCACCGCACCCCCGCTTCCCCGCTGA
- a CDS encoding beta/alpha barrel domain-containing protein: MEADIVKQKQPESNGGFRALNFGKTSDKVYSALAAELTRWQVANCYLGRVGLINSGGASGGQGDLAQAVRTAVINKRPGGMGLIVGRKSFQRPMADGIALLHAVQDVYLDPDVTLA; this comes from the coding sequence GTGGAGGCCGACATCGTCAAGCAGAAGCAGCCCGAGTCGAACGGCGGCTTCCGGGCGCTGAACTTCGGCAAGACCTCCGACAAGGTCTACAGCGCGCTGGCCGCCGAGCTGACCCGCTGGCAGGTGGCCAACTGCTACCTGGGACGCGTCGGGCTGATCAACTCCGGCGGGGCCTCCGGCGGGCAGGGCGACCTGGCGCAGGCGGTGCGGACCGCGGTGATCAACAAGCGGCCCGGGGGGATGGGGCTGATCGTGGGCCGCAAGTCCTTCCAGCGGCCGATGGCCGATGGGATCGCGCTGCTGCACGCCGTACAGGACGTCTACCTCGACCCGGACGTCACGCTCGCCTGA
- a CDS encoding cytochrome ubiquinol oxidase subunit I — MDVLDLSRWQFGVTTVYHFLFVPLTIGLSIIVAGLQTAWYRTKKPEYLRLTRFWGRLFLINFAMGVVTGIVQEFQFGMNWSAYSRFVGDVFGAPLAMEGLMAFFLESTFLGLWIFGWDKLPPRLHLATIWLAAIGTNLSAYFILAANSWMQHPVGYRINNGRAELTDIWAVLTNSTTLVTFPHVLFGAFLTAAAFVLGVSAWFLLKKRDTPLFRTSARLALVVALVSAVGVSFSGHWQAQIMTEQQPMKMAAAEALWEDESSAGFSLFAVGDVENGRNHLNLQIPYGLSLLSTNTLDGKVEGINDIQARYEAQYGPGDYRPVVGLAYWSFRLMIGFGALSALLAAAGLWLTRRGRLPAGRWAYRLAIAGIGLPFLANSLGWIFTELGRQPWTVFGIMRTAAAVSPTADVTSVAITLTGFTLVYAVLAVIEVRLLLKFIRVGPHEQAEPEAPVPALSY; from the coding sequence ATGGACGTCCTGGATCTCTCCCGCTGGCAGTTCGGTGTCACCACCGTCTACCACTTCCTGTTCGTGCCCCTCACCATCGGCCTGTCGATCATCGTGGCCGGCCTGCAGACCGCCTGGTACCGGACGAAGAAGCCGGAGTACCTCCGCCTGACCCGCTTCTGGGGCCGGCTCTTCCTGATCAACTTCGCGATGGGCGTGGTGACCGGCATCGTCCAGGAGTTCCAGTTCGGGATGAACTGGAGCGCCTACTCCCGCTTCGTCGGAGACGTGTTCGGGGCGCCGCTGGCCATGGAGGGACTGATGGCGTTCTTCCTGGAGTCCACCTTCCTCGGCCTGTGGATCTTCGGCTGGGACAAGCTGCCGCCCCGGCTGCACCTGGCCACGATCTGGCTGGCCGCCATCGGCACCAACCTCTCGGCCTACTTCATCCTCGCGGCCAACTCCTGGATGCAGCACCCGGTCGGCTACCGGATCAACAACGGCCGCGCCGAGCTGACCGACATCTGGGCGGTGCTCACCAACTCCACCACCCTGGTCACCTTCCCCCACGTCCTCTTCGGCGCCTTCCTGACCGCCGCGGCCTTCGTGCTCGGCGTCAGCGCCTGGTTCCTGCTCAAGAAGCGGGACACGCCGCTGTTCCGCACCTCCGCGCGGCTGGCCCTGGTCGTCGCACTCGTCTCGGCCGTGGGCGTGTCGTTCTCCGGGCACTGGCAGGCGCAGATCATGACCGAGCAGCAGCCGATGAAGATGGCCGCCGCCGAGGCCCTGTGGGAGGACGAGAGCTCCGCAGGCTTCTCCCTGTTCGCCGTCGGCGACGTCGAGAACGGCCGCAACCACCTCAACCTGCAGATCCCGTACGGCCTGAGCCTGCTGTCCACCAACACCCTGGACGGCAAGGTCGAGGGCATCAACGACATCCAGGCCCGCTACGAGGCCCAGTACGGCCCGGGCGACTACCGGCCCGTCGTCGGCCTGGCGTACTGGTCGTTCCGCCTGATGATCGGCTTCGGCGCGCTGTCGGCGCTGCTCGCCGCCGCCGGGCTCTGGCTGACCAGGCGCGGCAGGCTCCCCGCCGGCCGCTGGGCCTACCGGCTGGCCATCGCCGGGATCGGCCTGCCCTTCCTGGCCAACAGCCTGGGCTGGATCTTCACCGAGCTGGGCCGCCAGCCGTGGACCGTCTTCGGCATCATGCGCACCGCCGCCGCCGTCTCGCCCACCGCGGACGTCACCTCCGTGGCCATCACGCTCACCGGCTTCACCCTCGTCTACGCCGTGCTGGCGGTCATCGAGGTGCGCCTGCTGCTGAAGTTCATCCGCGTCGGGCCGCACGAGCAGGCCGAGCCGGAAGCCCCCGTCCCCGCCCTGAGCTACTAG
- the cydB gene encoding cytochrome d ubiquinol oxidase subunit II: MELTTVWFVLIAVLWTGYFLLEGFDFGVGILLPFLGRNEADRRVIVRSIGPVWDGNEVWLLVAGGATFAAFPEWYATLFSGFYLPLFLILLALIARGVALEYRNKSDSTRGWDRAFFWGSLGPAFLWGVAFANIVRGVPLDAGHEYTGTLLTLLNPFALLGGMATLLLFTLHGAVFLAVRTTGDLRQAATRTARRLAPVTILVVPAFLLASGGSRPAWWAAVALVALGLLGALAATLRERDGWAFTASAVAVVALVAALFIGLFPNVLPALDPANSLTVTNAASTPYTLTVMTWVAGIFTPVVLAYQAWTYWVFRRRLTGAPAAPRTPRPSSPVVDG, from the coding sequence ATGGAACTGACCACCGTCTGGTTCGTGCTGATCGCCGTGCTGTGGACCGGATACTTCCTGCTGGAGGGCTTCGACTTCGGCGTCGGCATCCTGCTGCCGTTCCTCGGCCGGAACGAGGCCGACCGGCGCGTCATCGTGCGCTCGATCGGCCCCGTGTGGGACGGCAACGAGGTGTGGCTGCTGGTGGCCGGCGGGGCGACGTTCGCCGCCTTCCCCGAGTGGTACGCCACCTTGTTCAGCGGCTTCTACCTGCCGCTGTTCCTCATCCTGCTGGCGCTGATCGCCCGGGGCGTGGCCCTGGAGTACCGCAACAAGTCCGACAGCACCCGCGGCTGGGACCGGGCCTTCTTCTGGGGGTCCCTCGGCCCCGCCTTCCTGTGGGGCGTGGCGTTCGCCAACATCGTGCGCGGCGTGCCGCTGGACGCCGGCCACGAGTACACCGGCACCCTGCTCACCCTGCTCAACCCGTTCGCGCTGCTCGGCGGCATGGCCACGCTGCTGCTGTTCACCCTGCACGGCGCGGTCTTCCTCGCCGTGCGCACCACGGGCGACCTGCGCCAGGCCGCCACCCGGACGGCCAGGCGCCTGGCCCCGGTCACGATCCTGGTGGTGCCGGCGTTCCTGCTGGCCTCAGGCGGCTCGCGGCCGGCCTGGTGGGCGGCGGTGGCGCTGGTCGCGCTCGGCCTGCTCGGCGCCCTCGCCGCGACCCTGCGCGAGCGCGACGGCTGGGCCTTCACCGCGAGCGCGGTGGCGGTGGTGGCGCTGGTGGCGGCCCTGTTCATCGGGCTGTTCCCGAACGTGCTGCCCGCGCTCGACCCGGCCAACAGCCTGACCGTGACCAACGCCGCGTCCACGCCGTACACGCTGACGGTGATGACCTGGGTGGCGGGCATCTTCACGCCGGTGGTGCTGGCCTACCAGGCCTGGACGTACTGGGTCTTCCGCCGCCGGCTCACCGGGGCGCCCGCCGCTCCGCGCACCCCCCGGCCCTCGTCCCCGGTCGTCGACGGGTGA
- a CDS encoding glyceraldehyde 3-phosphate dehydrogenase NAD-binding domain-containing protein: MRIGINGFGRIGRAVLRRALRTDLEIVAVNDITDEATLAHLLKHDSTYGPLDVPVTAAPGLLEVDGRTIAVASAWCAAS; the protein is encoded by the coding sequence ATGAGAATCGGCATCAACGGATTCGGCAGGATCGGCAGGGCCGTCCTGCGCCGCGCGCTGCGCACCGACCTGGAGATCGTCGCCGTCAACGACATCACCGACGAGGCCACCCTGGCCCATCTGCTCAAGCACGACTCCACCTACGGGCCGCTCGACGTGCCCGTCACCGCCGCCCCCGGCCTGCTGGAGGTCGACGGCCGCACGATCGCCGTAGCTTCGGCCTGGTGCGCAGCTTCATGA
- a CDS encoding cation-translocating P-type ATPase, which translates to MTTVSQLGRGLTAAEAASRLTRDGPNLLPPARRTPAVVLLLHQLVHFFALLLWGASVLALLAGMPQLAVAIVIVVLLNGAFAFAQEYRAGRASQRLRELIPANVVVRRDGRRLSIEAAGLVAGDVVLLEAGDRISADLELAQVHALGIDASMLTGESRLVHPAAGERAFAGTFVVEGQAEAVVVATGGRTRLAGIARLTQEATRPPSPLSVQIGKVVRIVAGIALAVGAVFFGLAQLLGMQPGESFLFALGVTVALVPEGLLPTVTLSLARAAQRMTARNALVRHLEAVETLGSATFICTDKTGTLTRNEMTVAGLWSPAASPAEVLRSAVLSSTGRMSGGKAVGDPMEAALHVEALRLHAAVDDDEVTARFPFDPVRRRASVVAGGRLHLKGAPDAVLPLCRPVPGVEQALARMSDRGLRVLAVARGDTAEERDLEFLGLIGLHDPPRDDVAEAIWKCRIAGIKLAMVTGDHPRTARAIAAEVGLLGAQELVVTGADLPVDDAALGELLDRDGVVVARVTPEDKLRIARALRSRGHVVAMTGDGVNDGPALREADIGIAMGASGTDVAREAADLVLLDDHFATIVAAIELGRATHANVRRFLTYHLTDNVAELTPFAVWALSGGTIPPALSVLQVLALDIGTDLLPALALGAEPANPRTMHGPARTGNLIDRRLLVRVFGVLGPAQALAEMGAFLGVLLLGGWEFGTAPSLGLLAAASGAAFAAVVLGQFANAFACRSESRWIGRIRWRTNRLLLGAIAVEAVLLLVFLGVPAVAALLGGTFPPVVGWLLAALAIPVMIAADAGHKAWRARRRRAAHGDA; encoded by the coding sequence ATGACCACTGTGTCGCAGCTCGGGCGAGGACTCACGGCCGCCGAGGCGGCGTCGCGGCTCACCCGGGACGGGCCGAACCTCCTGCCGCCCGCCCGCCGCACACCCGCGGTCGTGTTGTTGCTGCACCAGCTGGTGCACTTCTTCGCGCTGCTGCTGTGGGGCGCTTCAGTGCTCGCGCTGCTGGCCGGGATGCCGCAGCTCGCCGTGGCGATCGTCATCGTCGTGCTGCTGAACGGCGCCTTCGCCTTCGCCCAGGAGTACCGGGCCGGCCGGGCCTCCCAGCGGCTGCGCGAGCTCATCCCGGCCAACGTGGTCGTGCGCCGCGACGGCAGGCGGCTGTCGATCGAGGCCGCCGGGCTGGTCGCCGGCGACGTGGTCCTCCTGGAGGCCGGCGACCGGATCTCGGCCGACCTCGAGCTCGCGCAGGTGCACGCGCTCGGGATCGACGCCTCGATGCTCACCGGGGAGAGCCGCCTGGTGCACCCGGCCGCGGGTGAGCGGGCCTTCGCGGGCACGTTCGTGGTGGAGGGGCAGGCCGAGGCCGTGGTGGTCGCCACCGGCGGGCGCACCCGGCTGGCCGGCATCGCCAGGCTCACCCAGGAGGCGACCCGGCCGCCCAGCCCGCTGTCGGTGCAGATCGGCAAGGTCGTCAGGATCGTCGCCGGCATCGCGCTGGCGGTCGGGGCCGTGTTCTTCGGGCTGGCCCAGCTGCTCGGCATGCAGCCGGGGGAGAGCTTCCTGTTCGCGCTCGGCGTCACCGTGGCGCTGGTCCCCGAAGGGCTGCTGCCGACGGTCACGCTGTCGCTGGCGCGGGCCGCCCAACGGATGACCGCCCGCAACGCCCTGGTACGCCACCTGGAGGCGGTCGAGACGCTCGGCTCGGCCACGTTCATCTGCACCGACAAGACCGGCACGCTCACCCGCAACGAGATGACGGTGGCCGGCCTGTGGTCACCCGCCGCCTCGCCCGCCGAGGTGCTGCGCTCGGCCGTCCTCAGCTCGACCGGGCGGATGAGCGGTGGCAAGGCGGTCGGCGACCCCATGGAGGCGGCCCTGCACGTCGAAGCGCTGCGCCTGCACGCCGCCGTGGACGACGACGAGGTCACCGCACGCTTCCCCTTCGACCCGGTACGGCGCCGCGCCTCCGTCGTGGCCGGCGGCCGGCTGCATCTCAAGGGCGCCCCGGACGCCGTGCTGCCGCTCTGCCGGCCCGTGCCCGGGGTGGAGCAGGCGCTGGCCAGGATGAGCGACCGGGGCCTGCGCGTGCTGGCGGTCGCCCGCGGCGACACGGCCGAGGAGCGGGACCTGGAGTTCCTCGGCCTCATCGGCCTGCACGACCCGCCCCGTGACGACGTCGCCGAGGCGATCTGGAAGTGCCGGATCGCCGGGATCAAGCTGGCCATGGTCACCGGTGACCATCCGCGCACGGCTCGCGCCATCGCCGCCGAGGTCGGCCTGCTCGGCGCGCAGGAGCTCGTGGTGACAGGCGCCGACCTGCCGGTCGACGACGCGGCCCTGGGCGAGCTGCTGGACCGGGACGGCGTCGTGGTCGCCCGCGTGACCCCCGAGGACAAGCTGCGCATCGCCCGCGCGCTGCGCTCACGCGGCCACGTGGTCGCCATGACGGGCGACGGGGTCAACGACGGGCCCGCCCTGCGCGAGGCCGACATCGGCATCGCCATGGGCGCCTCCGGCACCGACGTCGCCCGCGAGGCCGCCGACCTCGTCCTGCTCGACGACCACTTCGCCACCATCGTCGCCGCGATCGAGCTGGGCCGCGCCACCCATGCCAACGTGCGCCGCTTCCTCACCTACCACCTGACCGACAACGTCGCCGAGCTGACCCCGTTCGCCGTGTGGGCGCTGTCCGGCGGCACGATCCCGCCGGCGCTGAGTGTGCTGCAGGTGCTGGCCCTGGACATCGGCACCGACCTGCTGCCCGCCCTCGCGCTGGGCGCGGAACCGGCCAACCCGCGCACCATGCACGGCCCGGCCCGCACCGGCAACCTCATCGACCGGCGCCTGCTCGTCCGCGTGTTCGGGGTGCTCGGCCCGGCGCAGGCGCTGGCGGAGATGGGCGCGTTCCTCGGCGTGCTGCTGCTCGGCGGCTGGGAGTTCGGCACCGCACCCAGCCTCGGTCTGCTCGCCGCCGCCTCGGGCGCCGCGTTCGCCGCGGTCGTGCTCGGCCAGTTCGCCAACGCCTTCGCCTGCCGCAGCGAGTCCCGCTGGATCGGCAGGATCCGCTGGCGCACCAACCGCCTGCTGCTGGGCGCGATCGCCGTCGAAGCGGTCCTGCTCCTCGTCTTCCTCGGTGTGCCCGCCGTGGCCGCGCTGCTCGGCGGGACCTTCCCGCCCGTGGTGGGATGGCTGCTGGCGGCGCTGGCCATCCCCGTCATGATCGCGGCCGACGCCGGGCACAAGGCTTGGCGGGCCAGGCGGCGGCGGGCTGCGCACGGTGATGCGTAG
- a CDS encoding dsRBD fold-containing protein, translating into MMEAKQWTVRIHLTEDGDDTTALAVLITRGGGRVDGLGRARRHPADPSVPEVGDELAASRALADLAGKLSALSREPARPASAPLRRRGRGEHLRGGPPAREAVAGSPQEGRRQREPLASAPARGRASSAAP; encoded by the coding sequence ATGATGGAAGCCAAGCAGTGGACCGTGCGGATTCACCTCACCGAGGATGGTGACGACACCACGGCGCTGGCGGTGCTGATCACCCGAGGCGGAGGCCGGGTGGACGGGCTGGGGCGGGCGCGCCGTCATCCGGCCGACCCCTCCGTTCCCGAGGTCGGCGACGAGCTGGCCGCCTCACGTGCGCTCGCCGACCTGGCCGGCAAGCTGAGCGCCCTCAGCCGGGAACCGGCGCGTCCGGCGTCGGCGCCACTGAGGCGGCGCGGACGAGGTGAGCACCTCAGGGGCGGCCCGCCGGCTCGGGAGGCCGTGGCCGGGTCTCCTCAGGAAGGGCGGCGTCAGCGCGAGCCGCTCGCATCGGCTCCGGCCCGGGGGCGGGCCTCTTCCGCCGCGCCTTGA